A portion of the Oscillospiraceae bacterium genome contains these proteins:
- the glgB gene encoding 1,4-alpha-glucan branching protein GlgB codes for MKPTEEKIQGNASDLPVYLFKQGNNCEAYRYFGAHLETRAGEPGVVFRVWAPHAVAISVVGDFNSWKPGSHPMHKVDGDSVWELFIPGMKEFDVYKYCVTTRAGDLVYKADPYAFHAETRPSNGSKVYDISGFAWHDEAWQAAQKKADVINGPMNIYEMHVGSWKMKEGNKPYNYAELADQLIPYITEMGYTHVELLPVMEYPFDGSWGYQVTGYFAPTSRYGTPKDFMTFVDKLHAAGIGVIMDWVPAHFPKDQFGLYNFDGEPCYEDPNPKRGEHKEWGTMVFDFGRNEVQSFLISSALYWLEQYHIDGLRVDAVASMLYLDYNRKQGEWEPNKDGGKENLEAVAFLRKLNNTVLGRHPHKYMIAEESTAWPMVTKPASDGGLGFNFKWNMGWMNDMLSYMKTDPLFRAGNHNKVTFSFFYAFSENFVLPISHDEVVHGKGSLINKMPGEYDAKFANLRTFFGYMMAHPGKKLLFMGQEFGQFAEWNEAKQLDWMLLGYDKHTELKNYAKTLNAFYKDHPAFWQVDYSWEGFQWIVPDDSQQSVIAFLRKDTAGKQILVVCNFNPVLREGYTLGAPVAGTYKEVLNSDDAAFGGSGAVHNKPVRTHKKPMHGFEQSITITLPPMSTLYFEVPTKRTAKTAADKAKKPGKKTAAKKTTKAAPAEKAVKKPGRKPKAAPEAPTEKDAKKPGRKPKAAEAPAEKPVKKPTRKAKAEPEPAAEEAPKKRGRKPKAAKE; via the coding sequence ATGAAACCGACCGAAGAAAAGATTCAGGGCAATGCATCGGATCTGCCGGTGTATCTGTTCAAGCAGGGCAACAACTGCGAGGCCTATCGTTACTTCGGCGCACATCTGGAAACACGCGCAGGCGAGCCCGGCGTCGTGTTCCGCGTATGGGCACCGCACGCTGTGGCCATCAGCGTGGTAGGCGACTTCAACAGCTGGAAGCCCGGCAGCCACCCCATGCACAAGGTGGATGGGGATTCTGTGTGGGAATTGTTTATTCCTGGCATGAAGGAATTCGACGTTTACAAATACTGCGTGACTACGCGTGCAGGCGACCTTGTCTACAAGGCTGACCCCTATGCGTTCCACGCCGAGACCCGGCCGTCCAACGGCAGCAAGGTCTATGATATCTCCGGCTTTGCCTGGCACGATGAGGCCTGGCAGGCCGCCCAGAAGAAGGCCGATGTGATCAACGGCCCCATGAACATCTACGAGATGCACGTCGGCAGCTGGAAGATGAAGGAGGGCAACAAGCCCTACAACTACGCAGAGCTGGCCGACCAGCTGATCCCCTACATCACCGAGATGGGTTATACCCATGTGGAGCTGCTGCCCGTGATGGAATATCCCTTCGACGGCAGCTGGGGTTATCAGGTCACCGGCTATTTTGCCCCCACCAGCCGCTACGGCACCCCCAAGGACTTCATGACCTTCGTGGATAAGCTGCATGCAGCTGGCATTGGCGTGATCATGGACTGGGTGCCTGCCCACTTCCCCAAGGACCAGTTCGGCCTGTACAACTTTGATGGTGAGCCCTGTTATGAGGACCCCAATCCCAAGCGCGGTGAGCACAAGGAGTGGGGCACCATGGTGTTCGACTTCGGCCGCAACGAGGTGCAGAGCTTCCTGATCTCCAGTGCCCTGTACTGGCTGGAGCAGTACCACATCGACGGCCTGCGGGTGGACGCCGTGGCTTCCATGCTGTATCTGGATTACAACCGCAAGCAGGGCGAGTGGGAGCCCAACAAGGACGGCGGCAAGGAGAACCTGGAGGCCGTGGCCTTCCTGCGCAAGCTCAACAACACCGTGCTGGGCCGTCACCCCCACAAGTACATGATCGCGGAGGAGTCCACCGCATGGCCTATGGTCACAAAGCCCGCTTCGGACGGCGGCCTGGGCTTCAACTTCAAGTGGAACATGGGCTGGATGAACGACATGCTCAGCTACATGAAGACCGACCCGCTCTTCCGCGCAGGCAACCACAACAAGGTTACCTTCAGCTTCTTCTATGCGTTCAGCGAGAACTTTGTGCTGCCCATCAGCCACGACGAAGTGGTGCACGGCAAGGGCAGCCTGATCAACAAGATGCCCGGCGAATATGATGCAAAGTTTGCCAACCTGCGCACCTTCTTTGGCTACATGATGGCGCACCCGGGCAAGAAGCTGCTGTTCATGGGTCAGGAGTTCGGCCAGTTTGCCGAGTGGAACGAGGCCAAGCAGCTGGATTGGATGCTGCTGGGCTACGACAAGCACACCGAGCTGAAGAACTATGCCAAGACCCTCAACGCTTTCTACAAGGACCACCCCGCTTTCTGGCAGGTGGACTACAGCTGGGAGGGCTTCCAGTGGATCGTGCCGGACGACTCCCAGCAGAGCGTCATCGCCTTCCTGCGCAAGGACACTGCCGGCAAGCAGATCCTGGTGGTGTGCAACTTCAACCCTGTGCTCCGGGAGGGCTACACCCTGGGCGCACCGGTGGCCGGTACCTACAAAGAGGTGCTGAACAGCGACGACGCTGCCTTTGGCGGCTCCGGTGCTGTCCACAACAAGCCCGTGCGGACCCACAAAAAGCCCATGCACGGTTTTGAGCAGAGCATCACCATCACCCTGCCCCCCATGAGCACCCTGTACTTTGAGGTGCCTACAAAGCGCACCGCCAAAACTGCAGCGGACAAGGCGAAAAAGCCCGGCAAAAAGACCGCCGCCAAAAAGACCACCAAGGCAGCCCCGGCAGAAAAGGCCGTGAAAAAGCCTGGCCGCAAACCCAAGGCTGCCCCGGAGGCCCCCACGGAAAAGGATGCAAAAAAGCCCGGCCGTAAGCCCAAGGCCGCCGAAGCTCCGGCAGAAAAGCCGGTGAAGAAACCCACCCGGAAGGCAAAGGCTGAGCCGGAACCGGCAGCAGAGGAAGCGCCCAAAAAGCGCGGCCGCAAACCCAAGGCAGCCAAAGAGTAA
- a CDS encoding glucose-1-phosphate adenylyltransferase has product MAKEIVAMILAGGRGSRLYALTQKTAKPAVSFGGKYRIVDFPLSNCVNSNIDTVGIATQYQPQKLNEYIGNGQPWDLDRLHGGVHTLPPYEQAKGTDWYKGTANAIYQNIGFIDSYDPEYVIILSGDQICKQDYADFLRFHKEKGAEFSVAVMEVDWKEASRFGLMVADENDRITEFQEKPPVPKSNLASMGIYIFNWDVLKKYLEEDEADPNSKNDFGMNIIPALLRDGRKMYAYRFAGYWRDVGTIDSLWEANMEVLDPENSGIDIFDKTWKIYSRNPVLPAQKIGPRAVVQDSLVTEGCKIYGTVKHSVLSAGVVVEEGATVEDAVLMDGVVVKAGAVVKRCILAEDVVVGAGAKVGGDGPIAHVGTGLTVGAGATVKEGAKVFESVKEGVEVC; this is encoded by the coding sequence ATGGCAAAAGAAATTGTGGCAATGATCCTTGCCGGCGGACGTGGCTCGCGCTTGTACGCGCTGACACAGAAAACGGCAAAACCTGCGGTGTCCTTCGGCGGTAAGTACCGCATCGTGGACTTCCCGCTGTCCAACTGCGTGAACTCCAACATTGATACCGTTGGCATTGCGACCCAGTATCAGCCCCAGAAGCTGAACGAGTACATCGGCAACGGCCAGCCCTGGGATCTGGACCGTCTGCACGGCGGCGTGCACACCCTGCCCCCTTACGAGCAGGCTAAGGGCACCGACTGGTACAAGGGCACGGCAAACGCAATCTATCAGAACATCGGCTTCATCGACAGCTATGATCCCGAGTATGTGATCATCCTGTCCGGTGACCAGATCTGCAAGCAGGACTACGCAGACTTCCTGCGCTTCCACAAAGAAAAGGGCGCAGAGTTCTCGGTGGCCGTCATGGAAGTGGACTGGAAGGAAGCTTCCCGCTTCGGCCTGATGGTGGCCGACGAGAACGACCGCATCACCGAGTTCCAGGAGAAGCCCCCGGTACCCAAGTCCAACCTGGCTTCCATGGGCATTTACATCTTCAACTGGGATGTCCTGAAGAAGTATCTGGAAGAGGACGAGGCAGACCCCAACTCCAAGAACGACTTCGGCATGAACATCATCCCCGCCCTGCTGCGCGACGGCCGCAAGATGTACGCTTACCGCTTTGCCGGTTACTGGCGTGACGTGGGCACCATCGACAGCCTGTGGGAAGCCAACATGGAAGTGTTGGATCCCGAGAACTCCGGCATCGACATCTTCGACAAGACCTGGAAGATCTACAGCCGCAACCCCGTGCTGCCGGCTCAGAAGATCGGCCCCCGCGCCGTCGTGCAGGACTCGCTGGTCACCGAGGGCTGCAAGATCTACGGCACCGTCAAGCACTCTGTGCTGAGCGCAGGCGTCGTGGTGGAAGAGGGTGCTACCGTTGAGGACGCTGTCCTGATGGACGGCGTGGTCGTCAAGGCAGGTGCCGTGGTCAAGCGCTGCATCCTGGCAGAGGACGTTGTGGTCGGTGCCGGTGCAAAGGTCGGCGGCGACGGCCCCATCGCACATGTGGGCACCGGTCTGACGGTCGGTGCAGGCGCCACCGTCAAGGAGGGCGCAAAAGTGTTTGAATCCGTCAAGGAGGGCGTGGAAGTATGCTGA
- the glgD gene encoding glucose-1-phosphate adenylyltransferase subunit GlgD has protein sequence MLRQNTNALGIIFPNSYDNTVPELVTERAMASIPFAGRYRMVDFVLSSMANCGISNVSIVVRKNYHSLMDHLGTGREWDMARRHGGLNIVPPFAEKGVRIYSGRVEALGSILNFLENQKEKYVVMSDANIAVNYDFNALLAAHQASGADVTVAYQKTEIPEGRKNDNYTLTVDADGRVTELLFNDYRPGVQNLDLNIYVLERETLIKLVKDATSRGLIYFERDILAHNVNILNIHALEYTGYVAHVCDMKSYFDENLKLIDEKNLDALFPKNSPVYTKIRDDNPTRYVTGSKVENSILADGCLIEGTVENCVLFRGVKIKKGAVVRNCVLMQDTVVEPNVELDCVVTDKNVKITAGKKLSGTESFPVYVQKKHTV, from the coding sequence ATGCTGAGACAGAACACCAATGCGTTGGGCATCATTTTCCCCAACAGCTATGACAATACCGTTCCGGAGCTGGTGACCGAGCGTGCAATGGCTTCGATCCCCTTTGCAGGCCGTTACCGCATGGTGGACTTTGTGCTGTCCAGCATGGCCAACTGCGGCATCTCCAACGTGTCCATCGTGGTGCGTAAGAACTACCACTCCCTGATGGATCACCTGGGCACCGGCCGTGAATGGGATATGGCCCGCCGTCACGGCGGCCTGAACATCGTGCCTCCCTTTGCAGAAAAGGGCGTGCGCATTTACTCCGGCCGTGTGGAGGCTCTGGGCTCCATCCTGAACTTCCTGGAAAATCAGAAGGAAAAGTATGTGGTCATGAGCGATGCCAACATCGCCGTCAACTACGACTTCAACGCCCTGCTGGCTGCACATCAGGCCAGCGGTGCCGATGTGACTGTGGCTTACCAGAAGACCGAGATCCCCGAGGGCCGCAAGAACGACAACTATACCCTGACCGTCGATGCCGACGGCCGTGTGACCGAGCTGCTGTTCAATGACTACCGCCCCGGCGTGCAGAACCTGGACCTGAACATCTATGTGCTGGAGCGCGAGACCCTGATCAAGCTGGTCAAGGACGCAACTTCCCGCGGCCTGATCTACTTTGAGCGCGATATCCTGGCACACAATGTCAACATCCTGAACATCCATGCGCTGGAGTACACCGGCTATGTGGCTCATGTCTGCGACATGAAGAGCTACTTTGACGAGAACCTGAAGCTCATCGACGAGAAGAACCTGGATGCCCTGTTCCCGAAGAACAGCCCGGTCTACACGAAGATCCGTGACGACAACCCCACCCGTTACGTCACCGGCTCCAAGGTGGAAAACTCCATCCTGGCCGACGGCTGCCTCATTGAGGGCACCGTGGAGAACTGTGTGTTGTTCCGCGGCGTCAAGATCAAGAAGGGCGCAGTGGTCCGCAACTGCGTCCTGATGCAGGATACCGTAGTCGAGCCCAATGTGGAGCTGGACTGCGTGGTCACCGACAAGAACGTGAAGATCACCGCCGGCAAAAAGCTGTCCGGCACCGAGAGCTTCCCGGTGTATGTGCAGAAGAAGCACACCGTCTGA
- a CDS encoding glycogen synthase encodes MRILYAASEANPFAKSGGLADVAGALPKALVKDGVDARVIMPLYGDLKFRDKLEYVTNYSVPVGWRSQYCGLFKAEVDGVTYYFLDNEYYFKRRGLYGFYDDGERFAFFSRAVLETLFYIDFTPDIINCNDWQTALVPVYLNLYYRHLDKFNRIKTVFTIHNIAYQGKYGTDILEDTCGIGRRDQHIVEYDGCANFMKGAFETADKITTVSPTYAQEILDPWFSYGLDALLREKQYKLCGILNGIDMDANDPATDKHIPFNYSIDNFEEGKAKCKEALQDRFGLNKDGSPVFGMVSRMVGMKGFDLVQSVADGLVDRGIELVILGSGESQYENFFSELCARHPGRVGTYIGFEPALSQEIYAGADAFIMPSKSEPCGLAQMVACRYGTPPIVRETGGLRDSIHDSTMGDGNGFTFAGYSAHELYEACCHAQDAYNNKENWHNLVHHCMECDFSWDVSAKSYEGLYNETANLW; translated from the coding sequence ATGAGAATCCTGTATGCTGCTTCGGAAGCAAACCCCTTTGCAAAATCCGGTGGTCTGGCAGACGTGGCTGGTGCCCTGCCCAAAGCCCTGGTGAAGGACGGCGTGGACGCTCGCGTCATCATGCCGCTGTACGGTGATTTGAAGTTCCGGGATAAGCTGGAGTACGTTACCAACTACTCGGTGCCTGTGGGCTGGCGCAGCCAGTACTGCGGCCTGTTCAAGGCCGAAGTGGACGGCGTGACCTACTACTTCCTCGACAACGAGTATTACTTCAAGCGCCGCGGTCTCTACGGCTTTTACGATGACGGCGAGCGCTTCGCCTTCTTCTCCCGTGCCGTGCTGGAGACCCTGTTCTACATCGACTTCACCCCGGACATCATCAACTGCAACGACTGGCAGACTGCTCTGGTGCCCGTGTACCTGAACCTGTACTACCGCCATCTGGATAAGTTCAACCGCATCAAGACGGTGTTCACCATCCACAACATTGCCTACCAGGGCAAGTACGGCACCGACATTCTGGAAGATACCTGCGGCATCGGCCGCCGGGACCAGCACATCGTGGAGTACGATGGCTGCGCCAACTTCATGAAGGGTGCTTTTGAGACGGCCGACAAGATCACCACGGTCAGCCCCACCTACGCACAGGAGATCCTGGACCCCTGGTTCAGCTACGGTCTGGATGCCCTGCTGCGGGAAAAGCAGTATAAGCTGTGCGGCATCCTGAACGGCATCGACATGGATGCCAACGACCCCGCCACCGACAAGCACATCCCCTTCAATTACAGCATCGACAACTTTGAAGAGGGCAAGGCAAAGTGCAAGGAGGCCCTGCAGGACAGGTTCGGCCTGAACAAGGACGGCAGCCCCGTCTTTGGCATGGTCAGCCGCATGGTCGGCATGAAGGGCTTTGACCTGGTGCAGAGCGTCGCCGACGGTCTGGTGGACCGCGGCATCGAGCTGGTGATCCTGGGCAGCGGCGAGAGCCAGTACGAGAACTTCTTCTCCGAACTGTGCGCCCGTCACCCGGGCCGTGTGGGCACCTACATCGGCTTCGAGCCGGCCCTGTCGCAGGAGATCTACGCCGGTGCAGACGCCTTTATTATGCCGTCCAAGAGCGAGCCCTGCGGCCTGGCCCAGATGGTGGCCTGCCGTTATGGCACGCCTCCCATCGTGCGTGAGACTGGCGGTCTGCGCGACTCCATCCACGACAGCACCATGGGCGACGGCAATGGCTTCACCTTTGCCGGTTACAGCGCCCACGAGCTGTACGAGGCCTGCTGCCACGCACAGGATGCCTACAACAACAAGGAAAACTGGCACAACCTGGTGCATCACTGCATGGAGTGCGACTTCAGCTGGGACGTGTCCGCCAAGAGCTACGAGGGCCTGTACAACGAGACCGCAAACCTCTGGTAA
- a CDS encoding AtpZ/AtpI family protein — MKGWYKALEDLVWLTQLGLNMLLPLVLCLAGCWWAVERWNWPEWLFLPAVLLGLAAGAQNFWVFCKERLDRSKKEKNHRVGFNSHQ, encoded by the coding sequence TTGAAAGGCTGGTACAAGGCACTGGAGGATCTGGTCTGGCTGACCCAGCTGGGCCTGAACATGCTTCTGCCGCTGGTGCTGTGCCTGGCGGGGTGCTGGTGGGCCGTGGAACGCTGGAACTGGCCGGAATGGCTGTTCCTGCCGGCGGTGCTGCTGGGGCTGGCGGCGGGAGCGCAAAATTTCTGGGTGTTCTGCAAAGAGCGCCTGGACCGCTCCAAAAAGGAAAAAAATCACCGGGTGGGCTTCAACTCCCACCAGTAA
- a CDS encoding ATP synthase subunit I, which produces MKLEPESRKQLLRIAGGTAICTAAMWVLFAALHLVGWVRFDYTVVLASLVGAAVAIGNFAGICFVVQKIIDEPDEKKRKATLQLSYNSRMLLQAVWVVVAIAAPCFQPFAGVLPLFFPRITIYYLQITGKYKPLAAPQEPVDVSVEDDPAPAPAQADGTRDEGGET; this is translated from the coding sequence ATGAAACTGGAGCCGGAATCCAGAAAGCAGCTGCTGCGTATCGCCGGAGGCACAGCCATCTGCACCGCAGCCATGTGGGTGCTGTTCGCAGCACTGCATCTGGTGGGGTGGGTCAGGTTTGACTACACGGTGGTGCTGGCCAGCCTTGTGGGCGCGGCCGTGGCCATCGGCAACTTTGCCGGCATCTGCTTTGTGGTGCAGAAGATCATTGACGAGCCGGACGAGAAAAAGCGCAAAGCGACCTTACAGCTATCCTACAACAGCCGCATGCTGCTGCAGGCGGTGTGGGTGGTGGTGGCCATTGCGGCCCCCTGCTTCCAGCCGTTTGCCGGTGTGCTGCCGCTGTTTTTCCCGCGCATCACCATTTATTACCTGCAAATAACCGGTAAGTACAAGCCGCTTGCAGCCCCGCAGGAACCGGTGGACGTCTCTGTGGAGGACGACCCCGCCCCTGCCCCGGCGCAGGCGGATGGAACCCGTGACGAAGGGGGTGAAACCTAA
- a CDS encoding F0F1 ATP synthase subunit A — MELNGAKILYTIHTNIPLLGDFKITQTLVSTWIVMALLSGLAIWLGHGLKLENVSKRQAAAEFIVTRLDQFVHDNMGFHFDQYIPLIGSIFALSIGCNLISVVGLWSPTADLNTEAAWAIVVFVLIMYYKIKTNGILSYLKGLLDPIFIMAPINVLSEVSTPVSMAFRHFGNILSGTVISTLLYWALASLSHVLFGWLPGVLGQIQLFQIGIPAFTGLYFDWFGGCIQAFIFCTLTAIFIKRAAGEE, encoded by the coding sequence ATGGAACTGAACGGCGCAAAGATCCTGTACACCATCCATACCAACATCCCGCTGCTGGGCGACTTCAAGATCACCCAGACCCTTGTGAGTACCTGGATCGTGATGGCGCTGCTTTCGGGTCTGGCCATCTGGCTGGGGCATGGCCTCAAGCTGGAAAACGTGTCCAAACGGCAGGCGGCCGCGGAGTTCATCGTCACGCGGCTGGACCAGTTCGTGCACGACAACATGGGCTTCCACTTTGACCAGTATATCCCGCTCATCGGCTCGATCTTCGCATTGAGCATCGGGTGCAACCTGATCAGCGTGGTGGGCCTGTGGAGCCCCACGGCGGACCTGAACACCGAGGCGGCCTGGGCCATCGTGGTGTTCGTTCTGATCATGTATTACAAGATCAAAACGAACGGCATCCTCAGCTACCTCAAGGGTCTGCTGGACCCCATCTTCATCATGGCACCCATCAATGTGCTGTCGGAGGTGTCCACCCCTGTCAGCATGGCGTTCCGTCACTTTGGCAACATCCTGTCCGGTACGGTCATCTCCACACTGCTGTACTGGGCCCTGGCAAGCCTGAGCCATGTGCTCTTTGGCTGGCTGCCTGGGGTGCTGGGCCAGATCCAGCTGTTCCAGATCGGCATCCCGGCCTTTACCGGCCTGTATTTCGACTGGTTCGGCGGCTGCATCCAGGCGTTCATTTTCTGTACCCTGACCGCTATCTTCATCAAACGTGCTGCCGGCGAAGAGTAA
- the atpE gene encoding ATP synthase F0 subunit C, with amino-acid sequence MTDFQYLARGIALAGCGIGAGCALIAGIGPGIGEGNAAAAACEAVGRQPECKSDVTSTLILGVALSETTGIYGFVTGLLLIFLAPGMFMKYLA; translated from the coding sequence ATGACTGACTTCCAGTACCTGGCTCGTGGTATCGCTCTGGCAGGCTGCGGCATCGGCGCAGGCTGTGCTCTGATCGCCGGCATCGGCCCCGGCATTGGCGAAGGCAACGCTGCTGCTGCTGCCTGTGAGGCCGTCGGCCGTCAGCCCGAATGCAAGAGCGACGTGACCAGCACCCTGATCCTGGGCGTTGCCCTTTCCGAGACCACCGGTATTTACGGCTTTGTCACCGGCCTGCTGCTGATCTTCCTGGCACCCGGTATGTTCATGAAGTACCTGGCATAA
- the atpF gene encoding F0F1 ATP synthase subunit B — protein sequence MEQVYQALITLDGWTFLAQICNLMIQMLIFKKFLLNPVKKVIADRKAKADSEIADAKKLREEAEAMKAEYEQNLQNARTEANQIVASAQKTATARGEEIVGEARAQAAALKQKAEADIAQERKKAVNEVKDEIGGIAMEIASKVVEREIREEDHRDLIDEFIKNVGEAS from the coding sequence ATGGAACAAGTGTACCAGGCACTGATCACCCTGGATGGCTGGACCTTTCTGGCCCAGATCTGCAACCTGATGATCCAGATGCTGATCTTTAAAAAGTTCCTGCTGAATCCGGTCAAGAAAGTCATTGCCGACCGCAAGGCCAAGGCAGACAGCGAGATCGCAGACGCCAAGAAGCTGCGGGAGGAAGCTGAGGCCATGAAGGCGGAGTATGAGCAGAACCTGCAGAATGCCCGCACCGAGGCCAACCAGATCGTGGCAAGTGCCCAAAAGACCGCCACTGCCCGCGGCGAAGAGATCGTGGGCGAGGCCCGTGCCCAGGCTGCTGCCCTCAAGCAGAAGGCCGAGGCCGACATTGCGCAGGAGCGCAAGAAGGCAGTCAACGAGGTCAAGGACGAGATCGGCGGCATTGCCATGGAGATCGCCTCCAAGGTGGTGGAACGCGAGATCCGCGAAGAGGACCACAGGGACCTGATCGACGAATTTATCAAAAATGTGGGTGAAGCATCATGA
- the atpH gene encoding ATP synthase F1 subunit delta codes for MTEIARMYGGSLYDLAAEEGLETRILGELEEVNALFKANPDYLHLLSIPSIPKKERCGLLDEALRGQVHLYVLNFLKILCEKGTLRELGGCTRAYRIRYNEAHGILEATATSAIALTKEQTAALHQKLEALTGKTIDLQTKVDPAVLGGIRLDIDGTELDGTVQNRLAALRRNIAAVTL; via the coding sequence ATGACCGAGATCGCAAGGATGTACGGCGGAAGCCTGTACGATCTGGCAGCGGAGGAAGGGCTTGAGACCCGCATCCTGGGGGAGCTGGAAGAAGTGAACGCACTTTTCAAGGCAAACCCGGACTACCTGCATCTGCTCAGCATCCCCAGCATCCCCAAAAAGGAGCGCTGCGGTCTGCTGGACGAAGCCCTGCGGGGGCAGGTCCATCTCTATGTGCTCAACTTTTTAAAGATCCTGTGCGAGAAAGGCACCCTGCGGGAGCTTGGCGGCTGCACGCGGGCTTACCGCATCCGCTACAATGAGGCACACGGCATTCTGGAGGCAACGGCCACCTCGGCCATTGCCCTGACCAAAGAGCAGACGGCTGCCCTGCACCAGAAGCTGGAAGCCCTCACCGGCAAGACCATCGACCTGCAGACAAAGGTCGACCCGGCGGTGCTGGGCGGCATCCGTCTGGATATCGACGGCACCGAGCTGGACGGCACCGTGCAGAACCGTCTGGCGGCGCTGCGCCGGAACATTGCCGCAGTGACCCTGTGA
- the atpA gene encoding F0F1 ATP synthase subunit alpha → MQLKPEEISKIIRAQIKHYENAIEQSETGTVIMVGDGIARASGLEKCMAGELLQFDNGEYGMAQNLEENTVSIVLLGSDVGIKEGSTVKRTGKVVSVPVGDALIGRVVNALGQPIDGAGPIETTEYRAIESRAPGIIDRQPVKEPLQTGIKAIDSMIPIGRGQRELIIGDRQTGKTTIASDTIINQKGKGVLCIYVAIGQKRSTVANLVQSLTEAGAMSYTIVVSATASELSPLQYIAPYSGCAMGEYFMHQGKHVLIIYDDLSKHAVAYRALSLLIRRPPGREAYPGDVFYLHSRLLERAAKLSNELGGGSLTALPIIETQAGDVSAYIPTNVISITDGQIFLETELFHSGIMPAVNPGISVSRVGGNAQIKAMKKVAGTLKLIYSQYRELQSFAQFGSDLDADTKARLAQGERIVEVLKQNRSAPVPVEKQVAILYATIHDYLVKVKVPDVSEYEKSLYEYLDNDAAGAAVMETIRTTGNLDKDTEEQLKSVLTAYTDSFVKAH, encoded by the coding sequence ATGCAACTGAAACCTGAAGAGATCTCCAAGATCATCCGTGCCCAGATCAAGCATTATGAAAATGCCATCGAGCAGAGCGAGACCGGCACGGTCATTATGGTGGGCGACGGCATCGCCCGGGCCAGTGGTCTGGAAAAGTGCATGGCAGGTGAGCTGCTGCAGTTTGACAACGGCGAATACGGAATGGCGCAGAATCTGGAGGAGAACACCGTCTCCATCGTTCTGCTGGGCTCCGACGTCGGCATCAAGGAAGGCAGCACTGTCAAGCGCACCGGCAAGGTGGTGTCCGTGCCGGTGGGCGATGCCCTGATCGGCCGCGTGGTCAATGCACTGGGCCAGCCCATCGACGGTGCAGGTCCCATCGAGACCACCGAGTACCGCGCCATTGAGAGCCGCGCTCCCGGCATCATCGACCGTCAGCCGGTCAAGGAGCCGCTGCAGACCGGCATCAAGGCCATCGACTCCATGATCCCCATCGGCCGCGGCCAGCGTGAGCTGATCATCGGCGACCGCCAGACCGGCAAGACCACCATCGCCTCCGATACCATCATCAACCAGAAGGGCAAGGGCGTGCTCTGCATTTACGTTGCCATCGGCCAGAAGCGTTCCACCGTGGCAAACCTGGTGCAGAGCCTGACCGAGGCCGGTGCCATGAGCTACACCATCGTGGTGTCCGCTACAGCGTCCGAGCTGTCGCCCCTGCAGTATATCGCACCCTACTCCGGCTGTGCCATGGGCGAGTACTTCATGCATCAGGGCAAGCACGTCCTGATCATCTACGATGACCTGTCCAAGCACGCCGTGGCTTACCGTGCCCTGTCGCTGCTGATCCGCCGTCCTCCGGGACGTGAGGCTTACCCCGGCGATGTCTTTTACCTGCATTCCCGTCTGCTGGAACGCGCAGCCAAGCTCTCCAATGAGCTGGGCGGCGGCAGCCTGACGGCACTGCCCATCATTGAGACGCAGGCGGGCGACGTTTCCGCCTACATCCCCACCAACGTCATCTCCATCACCGACGGCCAGATCTTCCTGGAAACGGAACTGTTCCATTCCGGCATCATGCCGGCTGTCAACCCTGGCATCTCGGTGTCCCGCGTCGGCGGCAACGCCCAGATCAAGGCCATGAAGAAGGTGGCCGGTACCCTGAAACTGATCTACTCCCAGTACCGGGAGCTGCAGAGCTTTGCCCAGTTCGGTTCCGATCTGGACGCCGACACCAAGGCCCGTCTGGCCCAGGGTGAGCGCATCGTGGAAGTACTGAAGCAGAACCGTTCGGCCCCTGTGCCGGTGGAAAAGCAGGTGGCCATCCTGTATGCGACCATCCACGACTACCTCGTGAAGGTCAAGGTGCCGGATGTGTCGGAGTACGAGAAGAGCCTGTACGAGTATCTGGACAACGATGCCGCCGGTGCCGCCGTCATGGAGACCATCCGCACCACCGGCAATTTGGACAAGGACACCGAAGAGCAGCTCAAGAGCGTGCTCACGGCCTATACCGACAGCTTTGTCAAGGCGCATTAA